Proteins encoded together in one Pantoea sp. CCBC3-3-1 window:
- a CDS encoding flagellin → MSVINTNIMSLTTQNNLNKSQASLSTAIERLSSGLRINSAKDDAAGEAIANRMNSQIKGLTQAARNANDGISLTQTAEGSMNEINTNLQRIRELTVQAKNGTNSADDIDSIQKEVDARLSEINRIGAASTFNGTAIFNTTGSVKIQVGANDSTDANVISIDLSGAGFQASGLGATFSVTGGNLSDLDARIKDVDTSRSALGAIQNRFESTINNLNTSVTNLTASQSRIQDADYATEVSNMSKAQILQQAGTSVLSKANQVPQGVLSLLQ, encoded by the coding sequence ATGTCCGTTATCAATACCAACATCATGTCCCTGACCACTCAGAACAACCTGAACAAATCCCAGGCTTCTCTGAGCACCGCGATCGAACGTCTTTCTTCTGGTCTGCGTATCAACAGCGCAAAAGATGATGCTGCGGGCGAAGCTATCGCTAACCGCATGAATTCTCAGATTAAAGGTCTGACTCAGGCAGCACGTAACGCCAACGACGGTATCTCTCTGACTCAGACGGCTGAAGGGTCAATGAACGAGATCAACACCAACTTACAGCGTATTCGTGAACTGACCGTGCAGGCGAAAAACGGCACCAACAGCGCTGACGACATCGACTCAATCCAGAAAGAAGTTGACGCACGTCTGTCTGAAATCAACCGTATCGGCGCGGCAAGCACCTTTAACGGCACGGCAATCTTCAACACCACCGGCAGCGTAAAAATCCAGGTTGGCGCTAACGATTCTACCGACGCTAACGTGATCAGCATCGACCTGTCAGGCGCAGGCTTCCAGGCTTCTGGCCTGGGCGCTACCTTCAGCGTGACCGGCGGCAACCTCTCTGACCTCGATGCGCGTATCAAAGACGTGGATACTTCACGTAGTGCCCTGGGTGCGATTCAGAACCGTTTTGAATCTACCATTAACAACCTGAACACCTCTGTGACCAACCTGACCGCGTCTCAGTCACGTATTCAGGATGCTGACTACGCAACGGAAGTGTCTAACATGTCCAAAGCGCAGATCCTTCAGCAGGCCGGTACCTCCGTGCTGTCAAAAGCTAACCAGGTTCCACAGGGCGTGCTGTCTCTGCTGCAGTAA
- a CDS encoding alkene reductase: MTSKTLFTPMQLGGLTLRNRIALPPLTRCRSEQPGNIPGEMMVEYYRQRASAGFMITEGTQIEPRGQGYAWTPGIHSAEQISGWRNVTEAVHQQGGVLFCQLWHVGRVSHTALQPGNQPPVAPSAVAAEGVRVFIETGPGAGILTAPSEPRELSTAEVKEIVELYRKAAENAKEAGFDGVELHSANGYLINQFISEHSNFRTDEYGGSLENRLRFLREIIAAVSSVFGSQRVGVRFAPLFSSTDEERVYLGLVESDPHTTYITAAKMLNEMAIGYLSIAEADWDNSPDLPESFRIALREAFTGPIMYSGRYTREKAERVLENGWGDLFGFGRTFIANPDLPARFLHDYPLNSVDASSLYGGTRKGYTDYPFYK, translated from the coding sequence ATGACCAGTAAAACGCTTTTTACCCCGATGCAACTAGGCGGCCTGACGCTGCGTAACCGTATTGCATTGCCACCGTTAACCCGCTGCCGCAGCGAACAGCCGGGCAATATCCCAGGCGAGATGATGGTGGAGTATTATCGTCAGCGCGCCAGTGCGGGCTTTATGATTACCGAAGGTACGCAGATTGAACCACGTGGGCAGGGATACGCCTGGACGCCCGGCATCCACAGCGCAGAACAAATCAGCGGATGGAGAAACGTGACCGAGGCGGTTCATCAGCAGGGCGGCGTGCTTTTCTGTCAGCTGTGGCATGTTGGACGCGTATCGCACACCGCCTTACAGCCGGGCAACCAGCCGCCGGTTGCGCCTTCAGCCGTTGCCGCTGAGGGTGTGCGCGTGTTTATTGAAACCGGGCCGGGCGCAGGCATTCTGACCGCGCCGAGTGAGCCGCGTGAGCTGAGCACCGCTGAAGTGAAAGAGATTGTAGAGCTGTATCGTAAAGCGGCGGAAAATGCGAAAGAAGCCGGTTTTGACGGCGTGGAACTGCATTCCGCCAATGGCTATCTGATCAATCAGTTTATCTCTGAACACAGCAATTTCCGCACGGATGAATACGGCGGCTCGCTGGAAAATCGCCTGCGTTTTTTACGGGAAATCATTGCCGCAGTCAGTTCGGTCTTTGGCAGTCAGCGGGTCGGCGTGCGTTTTGCACCGCTGTTCTCCAGCACTGACGAAGAACGTGTTTACCTGGGACTGGTGGAAAGCGATCCGCATACGACCTATATCACAGCGGCAAAAATGCTGAATGAGATGGCGATTGGCTATCTGTCAATTGCCGAAGCAGACTGGGATAACAGCCCGGATCTGCCGGAAAGCTTCCGCATTGCGCTTCGTGAGGCTTTCACCGGGCCGATTATGTATTCCGGCCGCTACACCCGTGAAAAAGCAGAGCGCGTGCTGGAAAATGGCTGGGGAGATCTGTTTGGTTTTGGCCGAACGTTTATCGCTAACCCGGATCTGCCAGCGCGTTTCCTGCACGATTATCCGCTAAACAGCGTTGATGCCTCTTCTCTGTATGGCGGAACCCGTAAAGGATATACTGACTATCCTTTTTATAAATGA
- a CDS encoding helix-turn-helix transcriptional regulator, which yields MTPENAMKLLANPTRMAVLHWLKNPAQAFASYSQLYDFELYGVCASLIQDKAGLSQPATSLCLKVLQEAGLLEASKVGKWTYYRRCEARISEVTGSVTAFLNDL from the coding sequence ATGACACCTGAAAATGCCATGAAGTTGTTGGCTAACCCAACACGTATGGCAGTATTACACTGGCTCAAAAACCCGGCGCAGGCTTTTGCAAGCTACAGCCAGCTGTATGATTTCGAGCTCTATGGCGTCTGTGCCAGCCTCATTCAGGACAAGGCGGGGCTGTCACAGCCCGCCACGTCGCTTTGCCTGAAAGTTCTACAGGAAGCCGGGCTGCTTGAAGCCAGCAAGGTCGGTAAATGGACCTATTATCGCCGTTGCGAAGCCCGTATCAGCGAGGTAACCGGCTCGGTCACTGCTTTCCTTAACGACCTATAG
- the mdtG gene encoding multidrug efflux MFS transporter MdtG has protein sequence MAISDVAPSSVNWQKNLFVAWCGCFLTGMAFSLVMPFLPLYVEQLGVTDPQSLNIWSGLVFSITFLFSAIASPFWGGLADRKGRKVMLLRSALGMAIVMVLMGMATSIWQFLALRALLGLLGGFVPNANALIATQVPRKRSGWALGWLSTGAVSGALIGPLIGGLLADSFGLRPVFFITAAVLFICFIMTLFAIREEFVPVLKKDMLHARQVFTSLKKPKLVLSLFVTTLIIQVATGSIAPILTLYVRDLAGNIQNLAFVSGLIASVPGVAALICAPRLGKLGDRIGPDRILIAMLVFSVLLLIPMSLVQNPFQLGILRFLLGAADGALLPAVQTLLIYNASNQVAGRIFSYNQSFRDIGNVTGPLMGAVVSAHWGFRAVFVVTALVVLFNAVYSWRTLRRRPSHSTVEL, from the coding sequence ATGGCGATTTCTGACGTTGCTCCCTCCTCCGTTAACTGGCAAAAAAATCTGTTCGTCGCCTGGTGCGGCTGTTTTCTGACGGGTATGGCCTTCAGCCTGGTGATGCCTTTCCTGCCGCTGTATGTCGAGCAGCTTGGCGTAACCGATCCGCAGTCGCTCAATATCTGGTCCGGGCTGGTTTTCAGCATTACTTTTCTTTTTTCGGCTATCGCTTCTCCTTTCTGGGGCGGGCTGGCCGATCGTAAAGGCAGAAAAGTGATGCTGCTTCGCTCGGCGCTGGGCATGGCGATTGTGATGGTGCTGATGGGAATGGCGACCTCGATTTGGCAGTTTCTCGCCCTGCGTGCGCTGCTTGGGCTGCTCGGTGGCTTTGTGCCGAATGCAAATGCGCTGATCGCCACCCAGGTGCCCCGCAAACGAAGCGGCTGGGCGCTGGGCTGGTTGTCCACCGGGGCGGTCAGCGGTGCGTTAATCGGACCGTTAATCGGCGGCCTGCTGGCCGACAGTTTTGGCCTGCGCCCGGTGTTTTTTATCACTGCCGCCGTGCTGTTTATCTGCTTTATCATGACGCTGTTTGCTATCCGCGAAGAGTTTGTGCCGGTGCTGAAAAAAGACATGCTGCATGCCCGACAGGTTTTTACCTCGCTGAAGAAGCCTAAACTGGTGCTGTCGCTGTTCGTGACCACGCTGATTATTCAGGTTGCTACCGGTTCGATTGCGCCAATTCTGACGCTGTACGTCCGCGATCTGGCGGGGAATATTCAGAATTTGGCTTTTGTGAGCGGTTTGATTGCTTCCGTGCCCGGCGTCGCGGCTTTAATTTGCGCACCCCGACTGGGAAAATTGGGGGATCGCATTGGCCCGGATCGGATCCTGATAGCGATGCTGGTGTTTTCTGTTCTGCTGCTGATCCCAATGTCGCTGGTGCAGAATCCTTTCCAGCTTGGCATCTTGAGATTTCTGTTGGGAGCGGCTGACGGTGCTTTGCTGCCAGCGGTGCAAACGCTATTGATTTATAACGCCAGCAATCAGGTTGCCGGGCGTATCTTCAGCTATAACCAGTCTTTTCGCGATATCGGTAATGTCACCGGCCCGCTGATGGGCGCCGTGGTTTCGGCGCACTGGGGATTTCGTGCGGTATTTGTGGTGACGGCGCTGGTGGTGCTGTTCAACGCCGTTTATTCCTGGCGGACGCTGCGTCGCCGCCCTTCTCATTCCACTGTCGAGCTATAG
- a CDS encoding Kdo(2)-lipid IV(A) acyltransferase, giving the protein MTQLPQFTRALLHPRYWFTWLGIGLLYLLVLLPYPLLYRLGCGLGRLSMRFIRSRVEIARRNLELCFPDMPEAEREAMVVRNFESVGMGLIETGMAWFWPDWRISKWFHVSGLEHIDKAHQEGKGVLLIGMHFLTLELGARIFGIHNPGIGVYRPNDNALLDWLQTWGRMRSNKSMLDRKDLKGMIRALKNGDIIWYAPDHDYGPKSSVFVPFFGVEKAASTKGSYLLIRSGQPAVIPFVPRRLPHGRGYEMVILPAEEAVPLDDEAATAARMNKVVENGVLMAPEQYMWLHRRFKTRPSGEPSLY; this is encoded by the coding sequence ATGACTCAGCTGCCTCAATTTACGCGTGCATTGTTGCATCCCCGTTATTGGTTTACCTGGTTAGGTATTGGCTTACTTTACCTGCTGGTTCTGTTGCCTTATCCGTTACTTTATCGGCTGGGCTGCGGGCTGGGCCGCTTATCGATGCGGTTTATTCGCAGTCGCGTTGAAATTGCCCGCCGCAATCTGGAACTATGCTTTCCTGACATGCCGGAAGCAGAGCGCGAAGCGATGGTAGTACGTAATTTTGAATCCGTCGGCATGGGATTGATTGAGACCGGCATGGCCTGGTTCTGGCCCGACTGGCGGATCAGCAAGTGGTTCCACGTGAGCGGCCTGGAGCATATTGATAAGGCGCATCAGGAAGGGAAAGGCGTACTGCTGATCGGGATGCATTTTCTGACGCTGGAACTGGGCGCGCGAATTTTCGGCATCCACAATCCCGGTATCGGCGTTTACCGTCCGAACGATAATGCTCTGCTCGACTGGCTGCAAACCTGGGGCCGGATGCGATCTAACAAAAGCATGCTGGATCGCAAAGATCTAAAAGGGATGATCCGCGCGCTGAAAAACGGCGATATTATCTGGTATGCGCCGGATCATGATTACGGTCCTAAAAGTAGCGTGTTCGTGCCCTTTTTTGGAGTTGAAAAAGCCGCGTCGACCAAAGGCAGTTACCTGCTGATCCGCAGTGGACAGCCTGCGGTGATCCCTTTTGTTCCGCGTCGCTTACCGCATGGCCGGGGCTATGAGATGGTTATCCTGCCCGCCGAAGAAGCCGTGCCGCTGGATGATGAAGCCGCTACCGCCGCCCGGATGAATAAAGTGGTGGAGAACGGCGTGCTGATGGCACCCGAGCAATACATGTGGCTGCATCGCCGCTTTAAGACCCGCCCTTCTGGCGAACCTTCACTCTATTAA
- a CDS encoding NADH:flavin oxidoreductase/NADH oxidase has protein sequence MSQLFSPIQLGKLTLKNRIAIAPMCQYSADHGKATAWHRIHLGHLALSGAGLLIVEAAAVEAAGRITPQDLGLWNDETEQALGDVLKDVRHYSKMPVGIQLAHAGRKASTDVPWQGGGFLQPEQGGWQTSAPSAVPFNDGDNAPLALTTARIEEIKQQFIDSAIRADRLGLDLIEVHAAHGYLLHQFLSPLSNKREDQYGGSLENRLRLTLEIFREVRRVFPANKPVGVRISATDWVEGGWDLEQSIALSKALEKEGCAYIHVSSGGLSPEQKIAVGPNYQVPFAAGIKKAVAIPVIAVGLITEPEQAEAVLVEQQADMVALARGMLYDPRWPWHAAAKLGAKVDAPEQYWRCEPHEVKGLFNA, from the coding sequence ATGAGTCAACTTTTCAGCCCAATCCAACTGGGTAAGCTAACGCTGAAAAACCGCATCGCCATTGCGCCAATGTGCCAGTATTCTGCCGATCATGGTAAAGCGACCGCGTGGCATCGTATCCATTTGGGGCATCTGGCCCTCTCTGGCGCTGGCCTGCTGATTGTGGAAGCCGCCGCTGTTGAAGCGGCCGGGCGGATAACCCCGCAGGATTTAGGGCTGTGGAACGACGAAACCGAACAGGCACTGGGTGACGTATTAAAAGACGTCCGCCACTATTCCAAAATGCCCGTTGGAATTCAGCTGGCGCATGCTGGCCGTAAAGCCTCAACCGATGTGCCATGGCAGGGCGGCGGATTTTTGCAGCCTGAACAGGGTGGCTGGCAAACCTCGGCGCCTTCTGCCGTGCCGTTTAACGACGGCGACAATGCGCCGCTGGCGTTAACCACCGCGCGCATTGAAGAGATCAAACAGCAGTTTATTGACAGTGCGATTCGGGCCGATCGTCTGGGTCTGGATCTGATTGAGGTTCACGCCGCACATGGCTATTTGCTGCATCAGTTCCTCTCGCCGCTTTCTAATAAGCGTGAAGACCAGTATGGCGGTTCGCTGGAAAACCGTCTGCGTCTGACGCTGGAGATTTTCCGCGAGGTTCGCCGGGTCTTCCCGGCAAACAAACCGGTTGGCGTGCGTATTTCGGCAACGGATTGGGTTGAAGGCGGCTGGGATCTGGAGCAGTCGATCGCCTTAAGCAAAGCCCTTGAGAAGGAAGGCTGCGCTTATATTCACGTTTCCAGCGGCGGCCTGTCGCCAGAGCAGAAAATAGCCGTCGGCCCTAACTATCAGGTGCCTTTTGCAGCCGGAATTAAAAAAGCCGTCGCCATTCCGGTGATTGCCGTGGGTCTGATTACCGAACCTGAACAGGCAGAAGCGGTGCTGGTGGAACAGCAGGCGGATATGGTCGCCCTGGCGCGCGGTATGCTCTACGATCCACGCTGGCCGTGGCATGCCGCGGCAAAACTGGGGGCCAAAGTCGATGCACCAGAGCAATACTGGCGCTGCGAGCCTCACGAAGTAAAAGGTTTATTTAACGCGTAA
- a CDS encoding rhodanese-related sulfurtransferase, translating into MPVLHNLVSNEELKARMLAETEPRTTVSFYKYFTINDPKAFRDALYLAFTRLKVFGRVYVAHEGINAQISVPASQYEAMKAMLYAFDPALDNLRMNIALDDDGKSFWVLRLKVRERIVADGITDESFDASDVGGYLKADEVNAMLDDPEAIFVDMRNHYEYEVGHFDQALEIPADTFRDQLPMAVDMLQDSKDKKIVMYCTGGIRCEKASAWMRHNGFENVWHVEGGIIEYARRAREQGLPVRFKGKNFVFDERMGERISDDVIAQCHQCGTACDTHVNCLNDGCHLLFIQCQSCAEKYHNCCSPICMEELALSPEEQRARRAGRENGNKIFNKSRGLLNMTLKIPGPDN; encoded by the coding sequence ATGCCAGTGTTACATAACCTTGTATCCAATGAAGAACTGAAGGCGCGGATGTTGGCCGAGACCGAACCGCGTACCACAGTCTCTTTCTATAAGTATTTCACCATTAACGATCCTAAGGCCTTTCGCGATGCGCTTTACCTGGCGTTTACCCGTCTGAAAGTGTTTGGGCGCGTTTACGTTGCTCACGAAGGTATTAACGCGCAAATCAGCGTGCCGGCCAGCCAGTACGAAGCGATGAAAGCGATGCTGTATGCTTTCGATCCGGCACTGGACAACCTGCGTATGAACATTGCGCTGGATGATGACGGTAAATCCTTCTGGGTGCTGCGTCTGAAAGTGCGTGAGCGTATCGTTGCCGACGGCATCACTGATGAAAGCTTTGATGCCAGCGACGTGGGCGGCTATCTGAAAGCGGATGAAGTCAACGCCATGCTGGACGATCCGGAAGCGATCTTTGTTGATATGCGTAACCACTACGAATATGAAGTGGGCCATTTTGACCAGGCGCTGGAGATCCCGGCTGACACCTTCCGCGATCAGCTGCCAATGGCGGTTGATATGCTGCAAGACAGTAAAGACAAAAAGATCGTGATGTATTGCACCGGGGGAATTCGCTGCGAAAAAGCCAGCGCCTGGATGCGTCACAATGGTTTTGAAAACGTCTGGCACGTGGAAGGCGGCATCATTGAGTATGCCCGTCGCGCACGTGAGCAAGGGTTGCCGGTTCGCTTTAAGGGCAAAAACTTTGTCTTTGATGAGCGTATGGGCGAACGTATCTCTGATGATGTGATTGCACAGTGTCACCAGTGCGGTACCGCTTGCGACACGCACGTGAACTGCCTGAACGACGGCTGCCATCTGTTATTTATTCAGTGTCAAAGCTGTGCGGAGAAATACCATAACTGTTGCAGCCCAATCTGTATGGAAGAGTTAGCGCTTAGCCCGGAAGAGCAGCGCGCGCGCCGTGCGGGTCGTGAAAATGGTAATAAAATATTCAATAAGTCCCGTGGTTTACTGAATATGACGCTGAAAATCCCTGGGCCGGATAACTGA
- the proP gene encoding glycine betaine/L-proline transporter ProP, translating into MSAQSEQKPKKHFWQKKPKELAFEDITIVDKDMLKRAVGAAALGNAMEWFDFGVYSYLAVTLGKVFFPGGNAAAQLLATFGAFAAAFLVRPVGGLVFGPLGDKIGRQKVLAITMIMMSIGTFCIGLIPSYDSIGILAPILLLVARLVQGFSTGGEYGGAATFIAEYSTDNRRGFMGSFLEFGTLGGYLLGAGLVTIMTAAMPAETLLDWGWRVPFFIAAPLGLFGLYVRLKLEETPAFQKHMEKQDALEHSKPRLTLLQMLSKYRAQMLKCIGLVLLFNVSNYMLTSYMPSYLTGILGLSEMSSLLLVLVVMFVMMPLTLFSGHWTDRLGRRPVILGGAIGLIVLAVPCLMLIGSGNMLLVFLGLIILGVLHTCFSGTMPATLPALFATDIRYSALAIGFNLSVSLFGGTTPLITTWLVDTTHNLLMPAYYLMGAGAIGVLTVFTMRETARKPLSGSAPAVASEAEAHKLIKKLRLRQQQKKEAAALAAK; encoded by the coding sequence ATGAGCGCTCAATCCGAACAAAAGCCAAAGAAGCATTTCTGGCAAAAAAAGCCGAAAGAGCTGGCTTTCGAAGATATCACCATCGTTGATAAAGACATGCTGAAGCGTGCCGTTGGCGCGGCCGCGCTGGGCAACGCCATGGAGTGGTTCGACTTTGGTGTTTACAGCTATTTAGCCGTTACGCTGGGTAAAGTCTTTTTCCCGGGCGGCAACGCGGCGGCTCAGCTGCTGGCGACCTTTGGCGCTTTTGCTGCCGCCTTCCTGGTTCGTCCGGTTGGCGGCCTGGTCTTTGGCCCGTTGGGTGATAAGATCGGCCGCCAAAAAGTGCTGGCGATTACCATGATTATGATGTCGATCGGGACCTTCTGTATTGGTCTTATCCCCAGCTACGACAGCATCGGTATTCTGGCGCCGATTCTGCTGCTGGTGGCGCGTCTGGTACAGGGCTTCTCAACCGGTGGTGAATACGGCGGTGCGGCAACCTTTATTGCCGAATATTCCACTGATAACCGTCGCGGCTTTATGGGCAGCTTCCTGGAGTTCGGTACGCTGGGCGGTTATCTGCTGGGCGCCGGGTTAGTCACCATTATGACGGCGGCAATGCCGGCGGAAACGCTGCTGGACTGGGGCTGGCGTGTTCCCTTCTTCATTGCCGCACCGCTGGGGCTGTTTGGTCTCTACGTCCGTTTAAAACTGGAAGAAACGCCAGCTTTCCAAAAACATATGGAAAAACAGGACGCGCTGGAGCACAGCAAGCCGCGCCTGACGCTGCTGCAAATGTTAAGCAAATACCGCGCGCAGATGCTGAAATGTATCGGCCTGGTGCTGCTGTTTAACGTTTCCAACTACATGCTGACCTCTTACATGCCAAGCTACCTGACCGGTATTTTAGGTCTTAGCGAGATGAGCAGCCTGCTGCTGGTTCTGGTGGTGATGTTTGTGATGATGCCGCTGACGCTGTTTTCAGGACACTGGACCGACCGTCTGGGTCGCCGTCCGGTTATTCTTGGCGGAGCGATTGGCCTGATCGTACTGGCGGTACCTTGCCTGATGCTGATTGGTTCGGGAAATATGCTGCTGGTGTTCCTCGGCCTGATTATTCTGGGCGTGCTGCATACCTGCTTTAGCGGAACCATGCCCGCTACGCTGCCTGCACTGTTTGCGACCGATATCCGTTACAGCGCGCTGGCGATCGGCTTCAACCTTTCCGTGTCGCTGTTTGGGGGCACTACGCCGCTGATTACCACCTGGCTGGTGGATACCACGCATAACCTGCTGATGCCAGCCTATTACCTGATGGGTGCGGGTGCGATTGGCGTGCTGACTGTCTTCACCATGCGTGAAACGGCACGTAAACCCCTTTCCGGTTCCGCACCGGCAGTGGCCAGCGAAGCGGAAGCGCATAAACTGATTAAGAAACTGCGCCTGCGTCAGCAGCAGAAGAAAGAAGCGGCCGCATTAGCCGCAAAATAA
- the solA gene encoding N-methyl-L-tryptophan oxidase, which yields MVYDLIIVGSGSVGAAAGWYATQAGLRVLMIDRAHPPHREGSHHGESRLIRHAYGEGSRYVPLVLRAQQLWDELEKQCGERIMQRSGVINLAPVSSEFIHNVRQSAEQFNLPVEILNGEDINRRWPQLAVPEGYTGVFEPNSGYLKSEEAVRQLIRLACEAGCAQLFNCAVNALEERDGLQLVHTDDGIYRGHKLLLSAGTWVKTLLPTLPVTPVRKVFAWHQADGRYSENNQFPAFTVETPDGSHYYGFPAENNAIKIGKHDGGQPITAPEQRKPFGNVAEDGSELFGFIRQFLPGVGVCLRGEACTYDNTTDEDFIIDTLPGSPQRLIITGLSGHGFKFATVLGEIAALFAQNKTAQFDLSPFSLSRFK from the coding sequence ATGGTATATGACTTAATAATAGTGGGTAGCGGTTCGGTCGGCGCAGCCGCTGGCTGGTATGCAACCCAGGCCGGCCTGCGTGTACTGATGATTGACCGGGCGCATCCACCGCATCGGGAAGGCAGCCATCATGGTGAATCACGGCTAATCCGCCATGCTTACGGTGAAGGATCACGCTATGTGCCACTGGTGCTCAGAGCACAGCAGCTGTGGGACGAGCTGGAAAAACAGTGTGGCGAGCGCATTATGCAGCGCAGCGGCGTTATCAATCTTGCGCCTGTTTCCTCAGAATTTATACATAATGTTCGCCAGAGCGCAGAGCAATTCAACCTGCCGGTTGAGATACTGAACGGTGAGGACATCAATCGGCGCTGGCCGCAACTGGCTGTTCCTGAAGGCTATACGGGGGTTTTCGAACCCAACTCTGGCTATCTGAAATCGGAAGAAGCCGTTCGCCAGCTGATTCGGCTTGCCTGCGAAGCGGGTTGCGCGCAGCTCTTTAATTGTGCGGTGAACGCGCTTGAGGAGCGCGATGGCCTGCAACTGGTGCATACCGACGATGGCATCTACCGTGGCCATAAGCTGTTGTTGAGCGCGGGAACCTGGGTGAAAACGCTGCTGCCCACGCTGCCCGTTACGCCCGTGCGCAAAGTGTTCGCCTGGCATCAGGCCGATGGACGCTACAGCGAAAACAATCAGTTTCCGGCTTTTACCGTGGAAACGCCCGACGGCTCGCACTACTACGGTTTCCCGGCAGAAAATAACGCGATAAAAATAGGCAAACACGACGGCGGACAGCCCATTACCGCGCCCGAACAGCGTAAGCCATTTGGTAATGTTGCCGAAGACGGCAGCGAACTGTTTGGCTTTATACGGCAGTTTTTACCCGGCGTGGGCGTTTGTCTGCGCGGCGAAGCCTGTACTTATGATAATACGACGGATGAAGACTTTATCATTGATACGCTTCCCGGCTCGCCACAGCGACTTATTATTACCGGCTTAAGCGGTCACGGTTTTAAATTCGCTACGGTGCTGGGCGAAATAGCCGCGCTATTTGCGCAGAATAAAACAGCGCAATTTGACTTATCGCCCTTCTCTTTATCCCGCTTTAAATAA
- the bssS gene encoding biofilm formation regulator BssS, translating into MDRNKEVIQTHPLIGWDISTVDSYDAMMIRLHSLSSNEQQTEEAEVGQTYWLTTDVARQFISILEAGIAKIEATDYQDRDYKKH; encoded by the coding sequence ATGGACAGGAACAAAGAGGTTATCCAGACACATCCCCTCATTGGGTGGGATATCAGTACCGTAGACAGCTACGATGCCATGATGATCCGTCTACATTCGCTTTCGTCAAACGAACAGCAAACAGAAGAAGCTGAGGTTGGCCAGACCTATTGGTTGACTACCGACGTCGCCAGGCAATTCATTTCCATTCTTGAAGCTGGCATAGCGAAAATCGAAGCGACTGACTATCAGGACCGCGACTACAAAAAGCATTAA
- the dinI gene encoding DNA damage-inducible protein I — protein sequence MRIEVTVAKTTSLPAGAIDALSAELSKRIDKHFPETSNSVSVRYAGANNLTVMGGGKEAKDQITDILQETWESADDWFITD from the coding sequence ATGCGTATTGAAGTCACTGTAGCAAAAACCACATCCCTTCCTGCTGGCGCAATTGATGCGTTATCGGCAGAGCTCAGCAAGCGTATCGATAAACATTTTCCTGAAACGTCCAACAGCGTTTCTGTCCGCTATGCTGGTGCCAACAACCTGACGGTGATGGGCGGCGGTAAAGAAGCCAAAGATCAAATCACCGATATTCTCCAGGAAACCTGGGAAAGCGCCGACGACTGGTTTATCACCGACTAA